A single genomic interval of halophilic archaeon DL31 harbors:
- a CDS encoding transposase, IS605 OrfB family (KEGG: nph:NP3036A IS1341-type transposase~TIGRFAM: Transposase, IS605 OrfB, C-terminal~PFAM: Transposase, IS605 OrfB, C-terminal), whose product MEKSLTKTLIFQLQSDDERLLSEAYHEARWVYNQTIQLATNGMDWDDISPRLEDEANLVKNTTQRIVAKSLEALQQSYDRDNYNTPSHGKTGPYPLRMNFTEGYNLTLEDDEIHYRISAKPYNPVNGTLRGSPDNVELLEQALESDEWRVGTAEAIVRNGNHELHVNVTHLEATVPDKHDTQTVVGVDINEDCVALAALCEDYFVDSVVIDYPEIKQERHRYFTMRKRMQNVGQTAFDRVFENKEERYVHDQLHQVSRRIVEWVQQFESPLVVFEDLKHMRDSIDYGTRMNRRLHSLPFHKLRSFVAYKAAFEGIPSEEIDPAHTSQACSFTECEHTARLNRRKKRFKCNACGRQDHADRNAAVNIAKKGLESLNRNVPALKTLPNIRKLRRQASGCVNQPTVTHDTATGHQADGVVGVSD is encoded by the coding sequence ATGGAGAAGTCGCTCACGAAGACATTAATCTTCCAACTCCAATCCGACGACGAGCGACTGCTCTCAGAAGCGTACCACGAAGCCCGATGGGTGTACAACCAGACCATCCAATTAGCCACGAACGGAATGGACTGGGACGACATCTCGCCCCGTCTCGAAGACGAGGCAAACCTCGTGAAGAACACTACGCAACGAATCGTCGCCAAGTCGCTTGAAGCACTGCAACAATCCTACGACCGCGACAACTACAACACACCCAGTCACGGGAAGACGGGGCCGTACCCGTTGAGAATGAACTTCACCGAAGGCTACAACCTCACGCTCGAAGACGACGAGATACACTACCGCATCAGTGCCAAACCGTACAACCCGGTGAACGGCACACTTCGTGGCTCACCAGATAACGTCGAACTTCTCGAACAAGCACTCGAAAGCGACGAGTGGCGTGTAGGGACTGCTGAAGCGATAGTTCGTAACGGCAACCACGAACTGCACGTCAACGTCACCCACCTCGAAGCAACAGTCCCAGACAAACACGATACTCAAACCGTCGTGGGAGTGGATATTAACGAGGACTGTGTGGCTCTTGCCGCCCTTTGTGAAGACTACTTTGTTGATTCGGTGGTCATCGACTACCCTGAAATCAAGCAAGAGCGGCATCGGTACTTCACGATGCGAAAGCGAATGCAGAATGTGGGGCAGACAGCGTTCGACCGCGTGTTCGAGAACAAGGAAGAGCGATACGTTCACGACCAACTCCACCAAGTCTCCCGACGAATCGTGGAATGGGTTCAGCAATTCGAGTCGCCGCTCGTTGTGTTTGAAGACCTCAAGCATATGCGAGATTCGATTGATTACGGCACTCGGATGAATCGTCGGTTGCACTCGTTGCCGTTTCACAAACTTCGTTCGTTCGTCGCGTACAAAGCGGCGTTCGAGGGGATTCCGAGCGAGGAGATTGACCCGGCTCACACCAGTCAAGCGTGTTCTTTTACTGAGTGTGAGCATACGGCTCGATTGAATCGCCGGAAGAAACGGTTCAAATGCAACGCGTGTGGTCGACAAGACCACGCTGACCGGAACGCGGCAGTGAATATTGCGAAGAAAGGGTTGGAGTCGCTGAATCGAAATGTGCCTGCTCTCAAGACGTTACCGAACATTCGGAAACTGCGACGGCAGGCATCGGGCTGTGTGAATCAGCCGACCGTGACCCATGACACCGCTACAGGCCATCAAGCCGATGGTGTCGTGGGAGTGTCCGACTAA
- a CDS encoding Inorganic pyrophosphatase (HAMAP: Inorganic pyrophosphatase~KEGG: hma:rrnAC3323 inorganic pyrophosphatase~PFAM: Inorganic pyrophosphatase): MTNLWEDLETGPNAPEEIYAVVECLKGERNKYEYEKDIPGVVLDRVLHSNVHYPSDYGFIPQSYYDDEDPFDVLVLVEDATFPGCVIEARPVALMRMDDDGEKDDKVIAVPSEDPRYDHIQDLEDIPQQQVDEIDEFFSTYKNLEEGKEVTTLGWEDKASAHEAIEHAQELFDEEFN, from the coding sequence ATGACGAATCTCTGGGAAGACCTCGAGACGGGCCCGAATGCCCCCGAGGAAATTTACGCTGTCGTTGAGTGTCTGAAGGGCGAGCGCAACAAGTACGAGTACGAGAAGGACATCCCCGGTGTCGTCCTGGACCGCGTACTCCACTCCAACGTCCACTACCCCTCGGACTACGGCTTCATCCCGCAGTCCTACTACGACGACGAGGACCCCTTCGACGTGCTGGTGCTCGTTGAGGACGCCACCTTCCCCGGCTGCGTCATCGAGGCCCGTCCGGTCGCCCTGATGCGGATGGACGACGACGGCGAGAAAGACGACAAGGTCATCGCCGTTCCCTCCGAGGACCCTCGCTACGACCACATTCAAGACCTCGAGGACATCCCGCAGCAACAAGTCGACGAGATTGACGAGTTCTTCTCGACGTATAAGAACCTCGAGGAGGGCAAGGAGGTCACGACGCTGGGTTGGGAGGACAAGGCCAGCGCCCACGAGGCCATCGAGCACGCACAGGAGCTGTTCGACGAAGAGTTCAACTAA
- a CDS encoding ABC-1 domain-containing protein (PFAM: ABC-1~KEGG: hbo:Hbor_07170 protein kinase), producing MKGFLPLILAWTRDRRRFILFGRSRTVDPETRVHRAEVLLETLLTLGPTFIKLGQLLSTRPDVLPPQYIDVLASLQDDVPPADWEDAKEVLENELGPVDETFDDFDTEAISGASLGQVYRAEYNGEQVAVKVRRPGIVSLVNADLRVIRWSLPLIVFFIGDARSFSLSNLAEEFAKTMREEMDYERERAMLAEIRANFEADNSIRIPRAHPDASSKAVLAMEYLPGTKINNIDELDAKGVDRTELAKKLQRIYLKMIIEDGTFHADPHPGNLAVAEDGSIIFYDFGMSGRVDPYIQEKIVDFYAAVAEQNTEAILDALVEMGTLSPTADRQVMGQVMELAIEDARGEDIEQYRVQQIIEQVEGTIYEFPLRLPRNLALVLRVATVVEGVCVTLDPDFDFISVATEYLTEQGYREETVRRVAEGAAQQVQDTASALVTVPPKLDTTLDRLNAENLTVNVNIEDDDDVLRRFARRLILGIFVAVGVLSTSIVYSFGSDPRIAATILAVTGAVAFMLYRAFKRRRAGLGAKPQFTRQNMRNRRDK from the coding sequence ATGAAGGGGTTCCTGCCGCTGATTCTCGCCTGGACGCGTGACCGGCGACGGTTCATTCTGTTCGGCCGGAGTCGGACTGTGGACCCGGAGACACGGGTCCACCGAGCCGAGGTGCTGCTCGAAACGCTGCTGACGCTCGGCCCGACGTTCATCAAACTGGGCCAACTGCTCTCGACCCGGCCAGACGTGCTCCCGCCGCAGTATATTGATGTGCTCGCCAGTCTGCAGGACGACGTGCCGCCCGCTGACTGGGAGGACGCGAAAGAAGTGCTTGAAAACGAACTCGGCCCGGTCGACGAAACGTTCGACGATTTTGACACCGAAGCCATCAGCGGCGCCAGCCTGGGGCAGGTGTACCGCGCAGAATACAACGGTGAACAGGTGGCCGTGAAAGTTCGCCGGCCCGGTATCGTCTCGCTGGTCAACGCCGACCTGCGTGTCATCCGGTGGTCGCTCCCGCTCATCGTCTTTTTCATCGGCGACGCGCGGTCGTTCTCGCTGTCGAACTTGGCCGAAGAGTTCGCCAAGACGATGCGCGAGGAGATGGATTACGAGCGCGAGCGGGCGATGCTTGCCGAGATCCGTGCCAACTTCGAGGCGGACAACAGCATCCGCATCCCGCGAGCCCACCCTGACGCGTCGAGCAAAGCAGTCCTCGCGATGGAGTATCTCCCGGGAACGAAGATCAACAACATCGACGAACTCGACGCGAAGGGCGTCGACCGGACGGAGTTGGCGAAAAAGCTCCAGCGCATCTACCTGAAGATGATTATCGAGGACGGCACGTTCCACGCCGACCCCCACCCCGGTAACCTCGCTGTCGCAGAGGACGGCTCCATCATCTTCTACGACTTCGGCATGAGCGGCCGGGTCGATCCCTACATCCAAGAGAAGATTGTCGACTTCTACGCCGCCGTCGCCGAGCAGAACACCGAAGCCATTCTCGACGCGCTGGTCGAAATGGGGACGCTCTCGCCCACCGCCGACCGACAGGTGATGGGTCAGGTGATGGAACTGGCCATCGAGGACGCCCGCGGCGAGGATATCGAGCAGTACCGCGTCCAGCAGATTATCGAGCAGGTCGAGGGGACGATCTACGAGTTCCCACTCCGACTGCCCAGAAACCTCGCGTTGGTGCTTCGGGTGGCCACGGTCGTGGAAGGGGTCTGTGTGACCCTGGACCCCGATTTCGACTTCATCAGCGTCGCAACGGAGTACCTGACCGAGCAGGGCTACCGCGAGGAGACGGTTCGGCGCGTTGCGGAGGGTGCCGCCCAGCAGGTCCAGGACACAGCGAGCGCGCTCGTGACAGTGCCACCGAAACTCGATACCACCCTGGACCGCCTGAACGCCGAGAATCTCACGGTCAACGTCAATATCGAGGACGACGACGACGTCCTCCGGCGATTCGCGCGACGACTCATCCTCGGTATCTTCGTCGCCGTCGGCGTGCTGTCGACTTCCATCGTCTACTCCTTCGGGAGCGACCCCCGCATCGCCGCCACCATCCTCGCGGTGACCGGGGCGGTCGCGTTCATGCTCTACCGAGCGTTCAAGCGCCGCCGAGCGGGACTGGGGGCCAAGCCACAGTTCACGCGGCAGAACATGCGAAACCGCCGCGACAAGTAG
- a CDS encoding hypothetical protein (KEGG: hla:Hlac_0306 hypothetical protein), translated as MTREDITERAEEIRKQIVADQAAADDSEERIPDIPEDAVDEAERLTRLARAAEEHEGETDAGFGDDALAEAEAYREQREALVADHDYQSRIRAEDDTLVLYPEEWLEDGVVQFDRIEETERAVELQLSGAGDPERWQEIADYNVSLADTVAEEYGDAHGANASAFATFVSNHYAKNVERVTPDEVQVFLTEYYPRNAWPSEAQASLVEESIQKMFAVAEDNS; from the coding sequence ATGACGCGTGAGGACATTACTGAACGAGCCGAGGAAATCCGCAAACAGATCGTCGCCGACCAAGCAGCGGCCGACGATTCAGAGGAACGCATTCCCGACATCCCGGAAGATGCGGTCGACGAGGCAGAACGGCTGACCCGCCTCGCCCGCGCTGCCGAGGAACACGAGGGGGAGACAGACGCCGGGTTCGGGGACGACGCGCTCGCCGAAGCTGAAGCCTACCGCGAGCAGCGAGAGGCACTCGTCGCCGATCACGATTACCAGAGCCGCATTCGGGCGGAGGACGACACGCTGGTGCTCTACCCCGAAGAGTGGCTCGAGGACGGTGTCGTCCAGTTCGACAGAATCGAAGAGACTGAGCGCGCTGTCGAACTCCAGCTCTCGGGTGCCGGCGACCCCGAGCGGTGGCAGGAGATTGCTGACTACAACGTGTCGCTCGCGGATACCGTCGCTGAGGAGTACGGCGACGCGCACGGCGCCAACGCGAGCGCGTTCGCAACGTTCGTCAGTAACCACTACGCGAAGAACGTTGAGCGCGTCACGCCCGACGAAGTCCAGGTGTTCCTGACCGAGTACTACCCGCGCAACGCGTGGCCCTCTGAGGCGCAAGCGTCGCTCGTCGAGGAGTCAATCCAAAAGATGTTCGCCGTCGCCGAAGACAACTCGTAA
- a CDS encoding hypothetical protein (KEGG: nmg:Nmag_0326 hypothetical protein), producing the protein MELTPETVAAERDRIRASQTVVPLLNHTRDHLGDQFGVDVAHVSQEQYRAEVDVVFANGDRGVNVAAYAGLLRTLDVEGDYPGFVADEVLGRTLAATIAGGEPLGTLAEATFHGADLLVDDSEATAGADDLDAALAAGFQTRLPGWAWRERESPFSVQPE; encoded by the coding sequence ATGGAACTCACACCCGAGACCGTCGCCGCCGAGCGCGATCGCATCCGCGCCAGTCAGACGGTGGTGCCGCTGTTGAATCACACTCGTGACCACCTCGGCGACCAGTTCGGCGTCGACGTTGCACACGTCTCCCAAGAGCAGTACCGTGCGGAGGTGGATGTCGTCTTCGCAAATGGCGACCGCGGGGTGAACGTCGCCGCCTACGCGGGGCTCCTCCGGACCCTCGACGTGGAGGGCGACTACCCAGGGTTCGTCGCTGACGAGGTTTTAGGTCGAACGCTGGCGGCGACGATTGCCGGTGGTGAACCATTGGGGACGCTCGCGGAAGCGACGTTCCACGGTGCGGACCTGCTCGTCGACGACAGCGAAGCCACTGCTGGCGCGGACGATTTGGACGCCGCGCTTGCGGCTGGGTTCCAGACGCGCCTTCCGGGCTGGGCGTGGCGAGAGCGTGAGAGTCCGTTCTCGGTTCAGCCGGAGTAG
- a CDS encoding heat shock protein Hsp20 (PFAM: Heat shock protein Hsp20~KEGG: hla:Hlac_2381 heat shock protein HSP20), which yields MDSLRNALRELPDAVFADLLESDDAYRLVIDLPGATSETTELRTEGGRLHIEARREKGFPDAYQYVREDRPLFLDAEIPLPPDAVDEAEATMERGVLTVTITKRAAGPGKEIPIDDS from the coding sequence ATGGACTCACTTCGCAACGCGCTCCGGGAACTCCCCGACGCGGTGTTCGCTGACCTGCTGGAGAGCGACGATGCGTACCGCCTCGTCATCGACCTGCCGGGGGCGACCAGCGAGACGACGGAGCTCCGGACCGAAGGCGGCCGCCTCCACATCGAAGCCCGCCGGGAGAAGGGGTTCCCCGACGCGTATCAGTACGTTCGGGAGGACCGCCCGCTCTTCCTCGACGCCGAGATTCCGCTCCCGCCCGACGCTGTCGACGAAGCCGAGGCCACGATGGAACGCGGCGTGCTCACGGTCACGATTACGAAACGCGCTGCCGGGCCGGGGAAAGAGATCCCCATCGACGACAGCTAA
- a CDS encoding transcriptional regulator PadR family protein (PFAM: Transcriptional regulator PadR N-terminal-like~KEGG: hbo:Hbor_24850 transcriptional regulator, PadR family) produces the protein MSEAEAVSNDTGIARDLTAFQQNILVILSEEAMYGLAIKRELEEYYGTEVNHGRLYPNLDDLVELDLVEKSELDKRTNQYALTDEGHKAVLDQLEWTLSRYVTDESRADELRAIVGDQL, from the coding sequence ATGTCAGAGGCAGAAGCAGTCAGCAACGATACGGGTATCGCACGGGACCTGACAGCGTTCCAGCAGAATATCCTCGTCATCCTCTCCGAGGAGGCGATGTACGGGCTCGCCATCAAGCGTGAGCTCGAAGAGTACTACGGGACCGAAGTCAACCACGGCCGGCTCTACCCCAACCTCGACGACCTGGTCGAACTCGACCTCGTCGAGAAGAGCGAACTGGACAAGCGAACCAACCAGTACGCGCTGACCGACGAGGGCCACAAGGCCGTCCTCGACCAGCTCGAGTGGACGCTCTCGCGGTACGTCACGGACGAGAGCCGCGCGGACGAACTGCGAGCAATCGTCGGCGACCAGCTCTAA
- a CDS encoding protein of unknown function DUF81 (PFAM: Protein of unknown function DUF81~KEGG: hwa:HQ2283A hypothetical protein), with the protein MAISLSGATLAALVAVLFVAGATNGLAGFGFALVGTMSLATAVAPSTAVVFMILPLVAVNLSLVADLTTSELRTCGRRFGVLVGAALVGTVVGMFVLESIPTAPLRVGLGLLTLGFVATTQRVVAIPDLPAAIGDRTESTVGMLGVGAVGGVLFGATNVGVQLIAYLKRFDLSHGVFVGVAAMLFLGINGARVVIAGFLGLYPDLTVVVASLGACIPAVLGVIAGKRLRAVISQRARRVAVLALLTGIGVRLFGGGLGLF; encoded by the coding sequence ATGGCCATCTCACTCTCGGGAGCGACGCTGGCCGCGCTGGTGGCGGTGCTGTTCGTCGCGGGCGCCACGAACGGCCTCGCGGGGTTCGGGTTCGCACTCGTGGGGACGATGAGCCTCGCGACGGCGGTGGCGCCGTCGACAGCGGTGGTGTTCATGATTCTCCCTCTCGTCGCGGTGAATCTCTCGCTGGTCGCCGACCTCACGACCTCGGAGCTACGCACCTGTGGGCGGCGGTTCGGTGTCCTTGTCGGGGCCGCACTCGTTGGGACCGTCGTCGGAATGTTTGTTCTCGAAAGCATCCCGACGGCGCCGCTCAGAGTTGGCCTCGGCCTCCTGACCCTCGGCTTCGTCGCCACGACCCAACGCGTGGTGGCGATACCGGACCTCCCCGCCGCGATTGGTGACCGGACCGAGTCCACAGTCGGGATGCTGGGAGTCGGTGCCGTCGGTGGGGTGCTGTTCGGCGCCACGAACGTCGGCGTCCAACTGATTGCCTACCTCAAACGGTTCGACCTCTCTCACGGGGTGTTCGTCGGCGTCGCCGCGATGCTGTTCCTCGGAATCAACGGCGCTCGCGTCGTCATCGCTGGATTTCTGGGACTCTACCCGGACCTCACGGTGGTGGTTGCGTCTCTCGGTGCCTGCATTCCGGCGGTTTTGGGTGTCATCGCGGGCAAACGACTGCGCGCCGTCATCAGCCAGCGCGCCCGGCGAGTGGCAGTGCTGGCGTTACTCACGGGTATCGGCGTTCGCCTCTTCGGTGGTGGATTGGGGCTCTTCTGA
- a CDS encoding Aspartate transaminase (KEGG: hla:Hlac_1580 aminotransferase class I and II~PFAM: Aminotransferase, class I/II), which translates to MDVSPFGLERWFAEYEHEADIMLAESGIRSLPADRFDLDPGKLGYVIPTNGDPEFRADVGERYGRSADEVLFTVGTQEANFLTFLSLLGSDHGNHAVVVTPTYQALHAVPEAFGEVTRVPLDREAWSLDVDAIEEAVRDDTAVVVLNNPNNPTGRYHDQEAVEELYDIAAENDAYLLCDEVYRLLAEEPIEPVASLGEYGISTTSLTKAYGLAGLRFGWVVGDEEVIERAWNWKDYTTISPTLFGQHIAKQALGSQEADILNENRALAAKHHDIVKEWLDEHGLDWPDPVGVNGFVTVPEGFEDAEEFCRVVAEDASVVLAPGHLFGPYEDRFRIGFGLPTDELVEGLERVGEVIENR; encoded by the coding sequence ATGGACGTTTCACCGTTCGGTCTCGAACGCTGGTTCGCGGAGTACGAACACGAGGCCGACATCATGCTTGCAGAGAGCGGCATCCGGTCGCTGCCGGCCGATCGCTTCGATCTCGACCCCGGGAAACTGGGTTACGTCATCCCCACCAACGGCGACCCCGAGTTCCGCGCCGACGTGGGCGAGCGATACGGCCGAAGCGCCGACGAAGTGCTCTTTACTGTCGGGACGCAGGAGGCGAACTTCCTCACGTTCCTCTCGCTGCTGGGCTCTGACCACGGGAACCACGCCGTGGTGGTCACCCCCACCTATCAAGCACTGCACGCCGTCCCGGAAGCCTTCGGCGAGGTGACGCGCGTTCCGCTGGACCGGGAGGCCTGGAGCCTCGACGTGGACGCTATCGAAGAAGCCGTACGCGATGACACTGCTGTCGTCGTGCTCAACAATCCCAACAACCCCACCGGGCGCTACCACGACCAGGAGGCCGTGGAGGAACTGTACGACATCGCCGCCGAAAACGACGCGTATCTGCTCTGTGACGAAGTCTACCGCCTGCTCGCCGAGGAACCAATCGAGCCGGTAGCGAGCCTCGGGGAGTACGGCATCTCCACCACCAGTCTCACGAAAGCGTACGGCCTCGCCGGGCTCCGGTTCGGCTGGGTCGTCGGTGACGAGGAGGTAATCGAGCGGGCGTGGAACTGGAAAGATTACACGACCATCTCGCCGACACTATTCGGCCAACACATCGCCAAACAGGCGCTCGGCTCGCAGGAAGCCGACATCCTGAACGAGAACCGTGCGCTCGCCGCAAAACACCACGACATCGTCAAGGAGTGGCTCGATGAGCACGGGCTCGACTGGCCGGACCCGGTGGGCGTCAACGGATTCGTGACCGTTCCGGAGGGGTTCGAAGACGCCGAGGAGTTCTGCCGCGTCGTCGCCGAGGACGCCTCAGTAGTGCTCGCGCCTGGGCACCTGTTCGGCCCCTACGAAGACCGCTTCCGCATCGGCTTCGGCCTCCCGACAGACGAACTCGTGGAGGGTCTCGAGCGCGTCGGCGAAGTCATCGAGAATCGCTGA
- a CDS encoding ribonuclease H (PFAM: Ribonuclease H~KEGG: hla:Hlac_0307 ribonuclease H), which produces MPTISVDPATARDRLEEAGVEVLPGNTDHERWRAERGDAVAVAYADKVVVQGAKPADLSLIIQDGGGRAHVYFDGGSRGNPGPAAVGWVIVSGDGILAEGGETIGRATNNQAEYAALIRVLEAAGDLGIEELDIRGDSQLIVKQVRGEWDTNDPELKQKRVEARELLIGFDRWDIEHVPREINERADELADEAFDDA; this is translated from the coding sequence ATGCCGACTATTTCGGTCGACCCTGCCACCGCCCGCGACCGTCTCGAAGAGGCCGGCGTCGAGGTCCTCCCAGGAAACACCGATCACGAGCGCTGGCGGGCCGAACGCGGCGACGCCGTCGCCGTCGCCTACGCAGACAAGGTCGTCGTCCAGGGTGCGAAGCCGGCCGACTTGAGCCTCATCATCCAGGACGGCGGCGGCCGCGCACACGTCTACTTTGACGGCGGGAGCCGTGGCAACCCTGGCCCGGCAGCCGTTGGCTGGGTCATCGTCTCCGGCGACGGTATCCTCGCCGAAGGCGGGGAGACCATCGGACGCGCGACGAACAATCAGGCCGAGTACGCCGCGCTCATTCGGGTGCTGGAGGCCGCAGGCGACCTCGGCATCGAGGAACTGGACATCCGCGGCGATTCGCAACTGATCGTTAAACAGGTCCGGGGCGAGTGGGACACCAACGACCCGGAACTCAAACAGAAGCGGGTCGAAGCCCGAGAGCTGCTGATAGGGTTCGACCGGTGGGATATCGAGCACGTTCCGCGGGAGATAAACGAACGCGCCGACGAGTTAGCGGACGAGGCATTCGATGACGCGTGA
- a CDS encoding amidohydrolase 2 (PFAM: Amidohydrolase 2~KEGG: hvo:HVO_B0105 amidohydrolase family superfamily), which yields MSNIIDSHMHAWGPDTVAHPWTTNAIVEDVESLPVTTEYTAEVLLDDLDAAGVEEAVVVGLPVTHWLDNWYVEHVAREYDRLSGIALLDPFADDAANELRRLMAVDGILGFRLAPVFPRDAMYEVDPGSTERTDWLVDAIEETEFWKACAETGASVNLQKSRQSASGLDPEGECRQLLTYQR from the coding sequence ATGTCGAATATCATTGATTCGCATATGCACGCGTGGGGTCCCGACACCGTTGCCCACCCGTGGACGACTAACGCTATCGTCGAGGACGTCGAGTCCCTCCCGGTCACGACGGAGTACACCGCTGAGGTGTTGCTCGATGACCTCGACGCTGCGGGTGTCGAGGAAGCTGTCGTCGTCGGACTTCCAGTGACCCACTGGCTTGACAACTGGTACGTCGAGCACGTCGCCCGGGAGTACGACCGCCTCTCGGGCATCGCGCTGCTGGACCCGTTCGCCGACGACGCCGCGAACGAACTCCGGCGGCTCATGGCCGTCGACGGTATCCTCGGCTTCCGCCTTGCCCCCGTCTTCCCCCGAGACGCGATGTATGAGGTCGACCCGGGCTCCACCGAACGGACCGACTGGCTGGTCGACGCAATCGAGGAAACCGAGTTCTGGAAAGCCTGTGCGGAGACGGGTGCGTCGGTGAATCTACAGAAATCAAGGCAGAGTGCCTCGGGGCTTGACCCCGAGGGTGAATGCCGACAACTCCTAACCTATCAACGCTAG
- a CDS encoding Prolyl-tRNA synthetase (PFAM: Anticodon-binding; Aminoacyl-tRNA synthetase, class II (G/ H/ P/ S), conserved region; Prolyl-tRNA synthetase, class II, C-terminal~TIGRFAM: Prolyl-tRNA synthetase, class IIa, prokaryotic-type~HAMAP: Prolyl-tRNA synthetase, class IIa, prokaryotic-type~KEGG: hbo:Hbor_23500 prolyl-tRNA synthetase): MTDDDDQTLGITESKEYSTGEWYAEICRKAGLTNYGPEGMSGFIIARPRSYALWERVQNELDTKFKRTGVQNAYFPMFIPESYLEREKEIVDGFDPEVAWVTHGGHEELEERLAVRPTSESIIAPYMSQWIRSHRDLPLRVNQWASVVRWEATETKPFFRTKEFLWQEGHTAHATDEGAWEETLTRLDQYEAVYEDTLAIPVMRGQKPDHDKFPGADTTTTVEALMPDGKSVQGATSHHLGQSFAEAFDITYSDEDEEERVAHTTSWGFSWRSLGALIMTHSDDQGLVLPPTLAPEQVAIVPIWQSDTQEEVLEYAEGVAEELEEAGIRVELDDRDERNPGFKFNEWELKGVPVRFEIGPHEVEDDEITAIHRPDGEELTLDREGVADAVQSEFNEIYAKLFATAEENLEENVRDADDRAGILGTLGQHGGYVRTPWCGDEACEDAISDQMAAEIVMVPFPDDEEKHHENVLAGDAECAVCGDDADETAYFAKSY; encoded by the coding sequence ATGACCGACGACGACGACCAGACGCTCGGAATCACCGAGTCCAAGGAGTATTCGACAGGAGAGTGGTACGCTGAAATTTGCCGGAAAGCAGGACTGACCAACTACGGCCCCGAAGGGATGTCGGGGTTCATCATCGCCCGGCCCCGTTCATACGCGCTGTGGGAGCGGGTCCAGAACGAACTCGACACGAAGTTCAAGCGAACCGGAGTACAGAACGCCTACTTCCCCATGTTCATCCCCGAGTCCTACCTCGAACGTGAGAAAGAGATCGTCGATGGGTTCGACCCCGAAGTGGCGTGGGTCACCCATGGCGGCCACGAGGAACTCGAGGAGCGCCTCGCGGTCCGGCCCACCTCCGAGTCCATCATCGCGCCCTACATGTCCCAGTGGATCCGCAGCCACCGGGACCTCCCCCTCCGGGTCAATCAGTGGGCCTCCGTGGTGCGCTGGGAAGCCACCGAGACGAAGCCCTTCTTCCGCACCAAAGAGTTCCTCTGGCAGGAGGGCCACACCGCCCACGCCACTGACGAGGGTGCGTGGGAGGAGACGCTCACCCGACTGGACCAGTACGAGGCGGTCTATGAGGACACGCTCGCCATCCCCGTGATGCGCGGCCAGAAACCCGACCACGACAAGTTCCCCGGGGCAGACACCACCACGACGGTCGAGGCGCTGATGCCCGACGGGAAATCCGTGCAGGGGGCGACCAGCCACCACCTCGGCCAGTCGTTCGCAGAAGCGTTCGACATCACCTACAGCGACGAGGACGAAGAAGAGCGCGTCGCCCACACCACCTCGTGGGGCTTCTCGTGGCGCTCGCTCGGGGCGCTCATCATGACTCACTCCGACGATCAGGGGCTCGTCCTGCCCCCCACGCTCGCGCCCGAGCAGGTCGCCATCGTCCCCATCTGGCAGTCCGACACCCAAGAGGAGGTGCTCGAGTACGCCGAGGGCGTCGCCGAAGAACTCGAGGAGGCCGGCATCCGGGTCGAACTCGACGACCGCGACGAGCGCAACCCCGGCTTCAAGTTCAATGAGTGGGAGCTGAAGGGCGTCCCCGTTCGCTTCGAAATTGGGCCCCACGAGGTCGAGGATGACGAAATCACGGCCATCCACCGGCCCGACGGCGAAGAGCTCACGCTGGACCGCGAGGGCGTCGCCGACGCCGTCCAGAGCGAGTTCAACGAGATCTACGCCAAACTGTTTGCAACCGCCGAGGAGAACCTCGAGGAGAACGTCCGCGACGCCGACGACCGTGCAGGAATCCTCGGGACGCTGGGTCAGCACGGCGGCTACGTCCGGACTCCCTGGTGCGGTGACGAGGCGTGTGAGGACGCCATCTCCGATCAGATGGCCGCCGAAATCGTGATGGTACCCTTCCCCGACGACGAGGAGAAACACCACGAGAACGTGCTCGCTGGCGACGCCGAGTGTGCGGTCTGTGGCGACGACGCCGACGAGACCGCCTACTTCGCGAAGTCCTACTGA